The Dioscorea cayenensis subsp. rotundata cultivar TDr96_F1 chromosome 7, TDr96_F1_v2_PseudoChromosome.rev07_lg8_w22 25.fasta, whole genome shotgun sequence genome includes a region encoding these proteins:
- the LOC120265341 gene encoding zinc finger protein ZAT12-like: MAIDNPNASTSKLTASLCLCFSLLVLSMMKRFRFGDEGEMMESINMANVLMLLSQGGEARAPASLGRVFECKTCNRQFPSFQALGGHRASHKKPKTNGDSRNQVTVSKPRTHECAICGLEFAIGQALGGHMRRHRALGQGFVHVGHGAVMEKRSTSDHDKVLCLDLDLNLPPSPSGVVDGENRTVLFGIDLVEKTPMVVDCFQ, translated from the coding sequence ATTAACTGCATCTCTTTGTCTctgtttttctcttcttgttctttcAATGATGAAGAGATTCAGATTTGGAGATGAAGGAGAGATGATGGAGAGCATCAACATGGCCAACGTTTTGATGTTATTATCTCAAGGAGGCGAAGCCAGAGCACCGGCCTCGTTGGGACGTGTATTCGAGTGCAAGACATGCAACCGGCAGTTCCCTTCGTTCCAGGCTCTCGGAGGGCATAGAGCAAGccacaagaaaccaaaaacaaatgGAGATAGCCGGAACCAGGTGACTGTTTCTAAGCCAAGGACTCATGAGTGTGCTATTTGCGGCCTTGAGTTCGCTATCGGACAAGCTCTCGGAGGTCATATGAGAAGACACAGAGCTTTAGGACAGGGATTTGTGCATGTTGGCCATGGTGCTGTGATGGAGAAGAGATCAACCAGTGATCATGACAAGGTCTTGTGTTTAGACTTGGACTTGAATTTGCCACCTTCTCCTTCTGGTGTTGTTGATGGAGAGAATAGAACAGTGTTGTTTGGGATTGATCTTGTTGAGAAGACTCCTATGGTTGTTGACTGTTTCCAGTGA
- the LOC120264371 gene encoding type I inositol polyphosphate 5-phosphatase 8-like isoform X1, which yields MRTDSGKTLKFQYSWPKTKTVMRKWLNIRTKPDEFHSDYITTTTTTTKGSSMVVQQARRKSCSDKEDSISHLHANGWLVETCENLKPPLYGPNPPTLSSSSSSSSLSNENLRMFVGTWNVAGRAPNAGLDLRDWFMSSSSPPPDIYILGFQEIVPLNAGNVLGAENKGPASTWLSLIRQALNNPKKEPVFSPNYGTATEQPRTSFSDLLSLDDDLEWYGDERNIEPCTNLNDASSEEGSSDWCQTGSPCTGRETGYYLAASKQMVGIFLCVWVRSGMMPHVRDLKVSCVGRGIMGYMGNKGSISISMTIRSTAFCFVCTHLASGEKDGDEVRRNSDVSEILKRTRFKPSRRFSKSSMVSPETISEHDKVIWLGDLNYRLTTSCSDTHELLKRNDWQALLEKDQLRREQDAGRVFNGWEEGKIYFPPTYKYRANSDTYVVSTAKSGEKRRNPAWCDRILWRGDGMKQMWYVRGESRFSDHRPVSSLFSVKLDGGDHVAVGEGVKDGTISYNHLNTTNASGASCGKIQAEEQLLKFTARSQSCLEAPRF from the exons ATGAGAACAGACTCCGGCAAAACTCTCAAG TTCCAGTACTCAtggccaaaaacaaaaacagtgaTGAGGAAATGGCTGAACATCAGAACAAAGCCAGACGAATTCCACTCAGACtacatcaccaccaccaccaccaccacca AGGGTAGTAGCATGGTTGTACAACAAGCTCGGAGAAAGAGCTGCTCCGATAAAGAAGACTCCATTTCCCATCTCCATG CAAATGGATGGTTAGTGGAGACATGTGAGAACCTTAAACCGCCGCTTTATGGACCCAATCCGCCAACTctttcatcatcatcgtcatcatcatctctCTCTAATGAAAACCTCAG AATGTTTGTGGGCACATGGAATGTAGCGGGCCGAGCCCCGAATGCGGGTCTCGATCTTCGGGATTGGTTCATGAGCtcatcttctcctcctcctgATATTTATATTCTCgg GTTTCAGGAGATTGTGCCATTGAACGCAGGGAATGTACTCGGGGCGGAAAACAAAGGGCCCGCTTCCACGTGGCTGTCTTTGATACGTCAGGCTCTCAATAACCCGAAAAAAGAACCTGTCTTTTCTCCTAATTACGGTACTGCCACTGAGCAGCCGAGGACTAGCTTCTCCGACTTGCTATCCTTGGACGACGACTTGGAATGGTACGGTGATGAAAGAAATATCGAGCCGTGCACGAATCTTAACGACGCCAGCAGTGAAGAAGGGTCGTCCGATTGGTGCCAGACCGGATCCCCATGCACAGGACGCGAGACTGGGTACTACTTGGCAGCGAGCAAGCAAATGGTTGGAATCTTTTTGTGCGTGTGGGTTAGGTCCGGTATGATGCCACACGTGCGAGACCTCAAAGTCTCATGCGTGGGACGTGGCATTATGGGCTACATGGGTAACAAG GGATCGATATCGATCAGCATGACAATACGATCCACGGCATTTTGTTTCGTTTGCACGCATTTGGCATCGGGTGAGAAAGACGGAGATGAAGTCCGGCGAAACTCTGATGTGTCGGAGATTTTAAAGAGGACTAGATTTAAACCGTCTCGGAGATTTTCAAAGTCCAGCATGGTATCACCTGAGACAATATCAGAGCATGA TAAGGTGATATGGCTTGGTGATTTGAACTATAGATTAACAACAAGTTGCAGTGATACTCATGAGCTACTGAAGAGGAATGACTGGCAAGCGTTGTTAGAAAAAGATCAG cTAAGGAGAGAGCAAGATGCTGGGCGTGTGTTTAATGGGTGGGAAGAAGGAAAGATATACTTCCCTCCAACTTATAAGTACAGAGCTAACTCTGATACTTACGTGGTTTCCACTGCTAAATCTGGAGAGAAGCGACGTAACCCTGCatg GTGTGACAGAATACTATGGAGAGGGGACGGGATGAAACAGATGTGGTATGTGAGAGGGGAATCGCGTTTCTCAGACCACCGTCCCGTTTCATCGTTGTTCTCCGTTAAACTTGACGGTGGTGACCACGTGGCAGTCGGAGAGGGGGTGAAGGACGGCACGATCTCGTACAACCACTTAAATACCACAAATGCAAGTGGAGCATCCTGTGGGAAAATCCAGGCGGAGGAGCAGTTACTTAAGTTCACCGCGAGAAGTCAGAGCTGCTTGGAAGCCCCTAGATTCTGA
- the LOC120264371 gene encoding type I inositol polyphosphate 5-phosphatase 8-like isoform X2 produces the protein MRKWLNIRTKPDEFHSDYITTTTTTTKGSSMVVQQARRKSCSDKEDSISHLHANGWLVETCENLKPPLYGPNPPTLSSSSSSSSLSNENLRMFVGTWNVAGRAPNAGLDLRDWFMSSSSPPPDIYILGFQEIVPLNAGNVLGAENKGPASTWLSLIRQALNNPKKEPVFSPNYGTATEQPRTSFSDLLSLDDDLEWYGDERNIEPCTNLNDASSEEGSSDWCQTGSPCTGRETGYYLAASKQMVGIFLCVWVRSGMMPHVRDLKVSCVGRGIMGYMGNKGSISISMTIRSTAFCFVCTHLASGEKDGDEVRRNSDVSEILKRTRFKPSRRFSKSSMVSPETISEHDKVIWLGDLNYRLTTSCSDTHELLKRNDWQALLEKDQLRREQDAGRVFNGWEEGKIYFPPTYKYRANSDTYVVSTAKSGEKRRNPAWCDRILWRGDGMKQMWYVRGESRFSDHRPVSSLFSVKLDGGDHVAVGEGVKDGTISYNHLNTTNASGASCGKIQAEEQLLKFTARSQSCLEAPRF, from the exons aTGAGGAAATGGCTGAACATCAGAACAAAGCCAGACGAATTCCACTCAGACtacatcaccaccaccaccaccaccacca AGGGTAGTAGCATGGTTGTACAACAAGCTCGGAGAAAGAGCTGCTCCGATAAAGAAGACTCCATTTCCCATCTCCATG CAAATGGATGGTTAGTGGAGACATGTGAGAACCTTAAACCGCCGCTTTATGGACCCAATCCGCCAACTctttcatcatcatcgtcatcatcatctctCTCTAATGAAAACCTCAG AATGTTTGTGGGCACATGGAATGTAGCGGGCCGAGCCCCGAATGCGGGTCTCGATCTTCGGGATTGGTTCATGAGCtcatcttctcctcctcctgATATTTATATTCTCgg GTTTCAGGAGATTGTGCCATTGAACGCAGGGAATGTACTCGGGGCGGAAAACAAAGGGCCCGCTTCCACGTGGCTGTCTTTGATACGTCAGGCTCTCAATAACCCGAAAAAAGAACCTGTCTTTTCTCCTAATTACGGTACTGCCACTGAGCAGCCGAGGACTAGCTTCTCCGACTTGCTATCCTTGGACGACGACTTGGAATGGTACGGTGATGAAAGAAATATCGAGCCGTGCACGAATCTTAACGACGCCAGCAGTGAAGAAGGGTCGTCCGATTGGTGCCAGACCGGATCCCCATGCACAGGACGCGAGACTGGGTACTACTTGGCAGCGAGCAAGCAAATGGTTGGAATCTTTTTGTGCGTGTGGGTTAGGTCCGGTATGATGCCACACGTGCGAGACCTCAAAGTCTCATGCGTGGGACGTGGCATTATGGGCTACATGGGTAACAAG GGATCGATATCGATCAGCATGACAATACGATCCACGGCATTTTGTTTCGTTTGCACGCATTTGGCATCGGGTGAGAAAGACGGAGATGAAGTCCGGCGAAACTCTGATGTGTCGGAGATTTTAAAGAGGACTAGATTTAAACCGTCTCGGAGATTTTCAAAGTCCAGCATGGTATCACCTGAGACAATATCAGAGCATGA TAAGGTGATATGGCTTGGTGATTTGAACTATAGATTAACAACAAGTTGCAGTGATACTCATGAGCTACTGAAGAGGAATGACTGGCAAGCGTTGTTAGAAAAAGATCAG cTAAGGAGAGAGCAAGATGCTGGGCGTGTGTTTAATGGGTGGGAAGAAGGAAAGATATACTTCCCTCCAACTTATAAGTACAGAGCTAACTCTGATACTTACGTGGTTTCCACTGCTAAATCTGGAGAGAAGCGACGTAACCCTGCatg GTGTGACAGAATACTATGGAGAGGGGACGGGATGAAACAGATGTGGTATGTGAGAGGGGAATCGCGTTTCTCAGACCACCGTCCCGTTTCATCGTTGTTCTCCGTTAAACTTGACGGTGGTGACCACGTGGCAGTCGGAGAGGGGGTGAAGGACGGCACGATCTCGTACAACCACTTAAATACCACAAATGCAAGTGGAGCATCCTGTGGGAAAATCCAGGCGGAGGAGCAGTTACTTAAGTTCACCGCGAGAAGTCAGAGCTGCTTGGAAGCCCCTAGATTCTGA
- the LOC120264371 gene encoding type I inositol polyphosphate 5-phosphatase 8-like isoform X3, producing MVVQQARRKSCSDKEDSISHLHANGWLVETCENLKPPLYGPNPPTLSSSSSSSSLSNENLRMFVGTWNVAGRAPNAGLDLRDWFMSSSSPPPDIYILGFQEIVPLNAGNVLGAENKGPASTWLSLIRQALNNPKKEPVFSPNYGTATEQPRTSFSDLLSLDDDLEWYGDERNIEPCTNLNDASSEEGSSDWCQTGSPCTGRETGYYLAASKQMVGIFLCVWVRSGMMPHVRDLKVSCVGRGIMGYMGNKGSISISMTIRSTAFCFVCTHLASGEKDGDEVRRNSDVSEILKRTRFKPSRRFSKSSMVSPETISEHDKVIWLGDLNYRLTTSCSDTHELLKRNDWQALLEKDQLRREQDAGRVFNGWEEGKIYFPPTYKYRANSDTYVVSTAKSGEKRRNPAWCDRILWRGDGMKQMWYVRGESRFSDHRPVSSLFSVKLDGGDHVAVGEGVKDGTISYNHLNTTNASGASCGKIQAEEQLLKFTARSQSCLEAPRF from the exons ATGGTTGTACAACAAGCTCGGAGAAAGAGCTGCTCCGATAAAGAAGACTCCATTTCCCATCTCCATG CAAATGGATGGTTAGTGGAGACATGTGAGAACCTTAAACCGCCGCTTTATGGACCCAATCCGCCAACTctttcatcatcatcgtcatcatcatctctCTCTAATGAAAACCTCAG AATGTTTGTGGGCACATGGAATGTAGCGGGCCGAGCCCCGAATGCGGGTCTCGATCTTCGGGATTGGTTCATGAGCtcatcttctcctcctcctgATATTTATATTCTCgg GTTTCAGGAGATTGTGCCATTGAACGCAGGGAATGTACTCGGGGCGGAAAACAAAGGGCCCGCTTCCACGTGGCTGTCTTTGATACGTCAGGCTCTCAATAACCCGAAAAAAGAACCTGTCTTTTCTCCTAATTACGGTACTGCCACTGAGCAGCCGAGGACTAGCTTCTCCGACTTGCTATCCTTGGACGACGACTTGGAATGGTACGGTGATGAAAGAAATATCGAGCCGTGCACGAATCTTAACGACGCCAGCAGTGAAGAAGGGTCGTCCGATTGGTGCCAGACCGGATCCCCATGCACAGGACGCGAGACTGGGTACTACTTGGCAGCGAGCAAGCAAATGGTTGGAATCTTTTTGTGCGTGTGGGTTAGGTCCGGTATGATGCCACACGTGCGAGACCTCAAAGTCTCATGCGTGGGACGTGGCATTATGGGCTACATGGGTAACAAG GGATCGATATCGATCAGCATGACAATACGATCCACGGCATTTTGTTTCGTTTGCACGCATTTGGCATCGGGTGAGAAAGACGGAGATGAAGTCCGGCGAAACTCTGATGTGTCGGAGATTTTAAAGAGGACTAGATTTAAACCGTCTCGGAGATTTTCAAAGTCCAGCATGGTATCACCTGAGACAATATCAGAGCATGA TAAGGTGATATGGCTTGGTGATTTGAACTATAGATTAACAACAAGTTGCAGTGATACTCATGAGCTACTGAAGAGGAATGACTGGCAAGCGTTGTTAGAAAAAGATCAG cTAAGGAGAGAGCAAGATGCTGGGCGTGTGTTTAATGGGTGGGAAGAAGGAAAGATATACTTCCCTCCAACTTATAAGTACAGAGCTAACTCTGATACTTACGTGGTTTCCACTGCTAAATCTGGAGAGAAGCGACGTAACCCTGCatg GTGTGACAGAATACTATGGAGAGGGGACGGGATGAAACAGATGTGGTATGTGAGAGGGGAATCGCGTTTCTCAGACCACCGTCCCGTTTCATCGTTGTTCTCCGTTAAACTTGACGGTGGTGACCACGTGGCAGTCGGAGAGGGGGTGAAGGACGGCACGATCTCGTACAACCACTTAAATACCACAAATGCAAGTGGAGCATCCTGTGGGAAAATCCAGGCGGAGGAGCAGTTACTTAAGTTCACCGCGAGAAGTCAGAGCTGCTTGGAAGCCCCTAGATTCTGA